Proteins co-encoded in one Synechococcus elongatus PCC 6301 genomic window:
- the fmt gene encoding methionyl-tRNA formyltransferase, with amino-acid sequence MRVVFFGTPQFAVPTLQQLLDAPDVEVMAVVSQPDRRRGRGNQVSASPVKALAIAYDLPVWQPERLRRDPEVLSQLQQTQADAFVVVAYGQLLPAEVLAMPRLGCINVHGSLLPAYRGAAPIQWSLINGDRETGIVTMQMDVGMDTGPMLLRWTTPIALDDNSQTLGDRLATAGAELLLQTLRQLDQGHLTAISQNEAEATYARLLQKEDFQLSWDQSALELHNRIRGLYPGASLPVQGDRLKVLASLPLGLGLLLSAAYADWQDWQPDPAAQPGTVLAIAKSLGPIVATREGALLLLQVQPAGRKPLSGWDWANGLRLQEGLSLLE; translated from the coding sequence GTGCGCGTCGTCTTTTTTGGAACCCCCCAATTCGCGGTTCCAACTTTGCAGCAGTTGCTTGATGCGCCGGATGTTGAGGTGATGGCGGTGGTCAGCCAACCCGATCGCCGCCGAGGGCGGGGTAATCAGGTCAGTGCTTCGCCGGTCAAAGCCCTCGCGATCGCCTATGATTTGCCAGTCTGGCAACCGGAACGCCTGCGCCGCGATCCAGAAGTCTTGAGTCAGTTACAGCAAACCCAAGCTGATGCGTTTGTCGTTGTCGCTTACGGCCAGTTACTGCCAGCGGAGGTGCTGGCGATGCCACGACTGGGCTGCATCAACGTCCATGGTTCGCTGCTGCCGGCCTATCGTGGTGCCGCCCCGATCCAGTGGAGTTTGATCAACGGCGATCGCGAAACGGGGATCGTGACGATGCAGATGGATGTAGGCATGGATACGGGGCCGATGCTGTTGCGCTGGACGACCCCGATCGCCTTGGACGATAACAGTCAGACCTTGGGCGATCGCTTGGCGACAGCGGGCGCTGAACTGCTCTTACAAACGCTGCGGCAACTGGATCAGGGGCACCTAACTGCGATTTCTCAAAACGAGGCTGAAGCGACCTATGCTCGGCTCCTGCAAAAGGAAGACTTTCAGCTGAGCTGGGATCAGTCCGCCTTGGAGCTGCATAACCGGATTCGTGGGCTGTATCCCGGAGCGAGTCTACCTGTCCAAGGCGATCGCCTCAAAGTTTTGGCCAGTCTGCCCTTGGGACTAGGTCTGCTCCTGTCGGCGGCCTATGCAGATTGGCAAGATTGGCAGCCTGATCCAGCAGCTCAGCCAGGGACCGTATTGGCGATCGCCAAATCCTTGGGGCCGATCGTGGCGACTCGCGAGGGAGCATTACTACTACTACAAGTTCAACCGGCAGGCCGCAAACCACTGAGTGGCTGGGATTGGGCCAACGGCCTGCGCTTGCAAGAAGGGCTGTCTTTGCTGGAGTAA
- a CDS encoding GNAT family N-acetyltransferase: MTLAGYTIRPMTRSDLDLAIAWAAAEGWNPGLDDADSFYSADPTGFWMGWLDDQPIACLSTVKYGDRFGFVGFYIVVPQYRGQGYGWAIWQAGLASLGDRLIGLDGVVAQQENYRRSRFELAYCNQRYSGLSRRLQSELPAAIRRLEPADFPSLLAYDRQLFPEDRHSFLEKWLTQPRAIALGYFASQGLQGYGQIRPSQAGYRIGPLFADQPEIAQQLFLALQSQIPESQPIFWDIPTVNTAAIAFATEQGFTSMFDTARMYRGAAPDISLNRLYGVTSLELG; the protein is encoded by the coding sequence ATGACCCTGGCTGGCTACACCATTCGTCCCATGACGCGATCGGATTTGGATCTAGCGATCGCTTGGGCTGCTGCTGAAGGCTGGAATCCGGGCTTGGATGATGCCGACAGCTTCTATAGCGCTGATCCCACAGGGTTCTGGATGGGCTGGCTAGATGATCAACCGATCGCTTGTCTGTCGACGGTCAAATATGGCGATCGCTTTGGCTTTGTCGGCTTTTACATCGTCGTACCCCAATACCGAGGTCAAGGCTACGGCTGGGCGATTTGGCAGGCTGGGCTGGCGAGTTTGGGGGATCGCCTGATCGGTTTGGACGGTGTGGTGGCACAACAGGAGAACTACCGGCGATCGCGCTTTGAATTGGCTTACTGTAACCAGCGCTATAGCGGCCTGAGTCGTAGGCTACAGTCCGAGCTCCCTGCGGCCATTCGTCGCTTAGAACCGGCGGATTTTCCCTCGCTCTTGGCCTACGATCGCCAGCTCTTTCCTGAAGATCGCCACTCGTTTCTGGAAAAATGGCTGACTCAACCTCGAGCAATCGCCCTTGGCTATTTCGCATCCCAAGGACTCCAGGGCTATGGACAGATTCGTCCAAGTCAGGCGGGCTATCGGATCGGTCCCCTATTTGCCGATCAGCCTGAGATTGCTCAACAACTCTTTCTGGCTCTGCAGAGTCAAATTCCCGAGAGTCAGCCCATCTTTTGGGATATTCCCACGGTCAATACGGCCGCGATCGCGTTCGCCACAGAGCAGGGGTTCACCTCGATGTTCGACACCGCTCGGATGTATCGCGGAGCAGCCCCCGATATTTCCCTCAATCGCCTCTATGGAGTGACGAGTTTAGAGCTGGGCTAA
- a CDS encoding ROK family protein, with product MAYPATVIGVDLGGTAMKLGRYPIEGQCQQELTVPTPTPSTPSNVRAALVEAIRQLDPQAEALAIGIGTPGPADAAGRVARVAINLDGWTEVPLADWLEADLQRPVILANDANCAGLGEVWLGGGRGYRDAILLTLGTGVGGAIVLNGELFVGRTGTAAELGLITLDPAGPHCNSGNQGSLEQYASIGAVQRRFGCDPKDLGDRASQGGPEAIAAWQDYGRTLAAGLASLVYVLTPEVIILGGGISGSAAFFLPALTEELHRRVLPTSREDLQIAIAALGNEAGRVGAAKLAWDKLQALGKV from the coding sequence ATGGCATACCCCGCGACCGTGATCGGCGTCGATTTGGGCGGAACTGCCATGAAATTGGGGCGTTACCCGATTGAGGGACAGTGTCAGCAGGAATTGACCGTCCCAACTCCAACCCCCAGCACGCCAAGCAATGTTCGGGCTGCGCTCGTAGAGGCGATCCGTCAGCTCGATCCCCAAGCTGAAGCACTGGCGATCGGCATTGGTACACCGGGGCCTGCGGATGCAGCCGGTCGGGTAGCGCGGGTTGCCATCAATCTAGACGGCTGGACTGAGGTCCCCCTGGCTGACTGGCTGGAAGCCGATCTGCAACGGCCGGTCATTTTGGCCAATGATGCCAACTGCGCTGGCTTGGGTGAAGTCTGGCTGGGTGGCGGTCGGGGCTATCGCGATGCCATTTTGCTGACTCTCGGGACCGGCGTGGGCGGGGCGATCGTACTCAATGGCGAGCTGTTTGTGGGTCGCACGGGAACAGCAGCAGAACTCGGGCTGATCACACTGGACCCGGCTGGGCCGCATTGCAATAGTGGCAACCAAGGATCGTTAGAGCAATATGCCTCGATCGGAGCCGTTCAGCGGCGCTTTGGTTGCGATCCCAAAGACCTCGGCGATCGCGCTTCCCAAGGGGGTCCTGAAGCGATCGCGGCTTGGCAGGACTATGGCCGAACGCTCGCTGCCGGTCTTGCCAGTCTGGTCTATGTCCTGACGCCCGAAGTGATTATTCTGGGCGGCGGCATCAGCGGCAGTGCAGCTTTCTTCTTACCGGCACTGACGGAGGAGCTGCATCGTCGCGTCCTCCCGACCTCTCGTGAAGATCTGCAGATTGCGATCGCGGCACTCGGCAACGAAGCCGGTCGAGTTGGGGCTGCCAAGTTGGCTTGGGACAAGCTACAAGCACTGGGCAAGGTCTGA
- the sasA gene encoding two component system sensor histidine kinase SasA, producing the protein MGESLSPQALAQPLLLQLFVDTRPLSQHIVQRVKNILAAVEATVPISLQVINVADQPQLVEYYRLVVTPALVKIGPGSRQVLSGIDLTDQLANQLPQWLVQQEAFFADREPPEVNIPFTELGQPETPALQQADAFFQLQQQYADLSERTKFLEQVIALVAHDLRNPLTAALLAVDTIQIRSQSFSVATAKEMQGLCSLFDQARSQLREIERMIAEILEATRHSGESLRINPREVVFEPLLQQVLEQLHERWRSKQQQLITDVPGDLPTLYADPDRLRQVLVNLVDNAIKYTPPGGTITIAALHRTSQKVQISISDTGSGIPRDQLSVIFKNLVRLSRDSSQEGYGIGLSVCQRIVQAHFGRIWVASELGQGSTFHFTMPVYRYTMPC; encoded by the coding sequence ATGGGAGAGTCTCTGTCACCACAAGCACTGGCTCAACCGTTGCTACTGCAACTGTTCGTCGATACCCGGCCCCTGTCACAGCACATTGTGCAGCGGGTTAAAAATATTTTGGCAGCAGTAGAGGCAACCGTCCCCATCAGCTTGCAGGTGATCAATGTGGCGGACCAGCCACAACTGGTGGAGTACTACCGCCTAGTCGTCACGCCTGCCCTGGTTAAAATTGGTCCAGGCTCTCGCCAAGTTCTGAGTGGCATCGACCTCACCGATCAATTAGCCAACCAGTTGCCCCAGTGGCTGGTTCAGCAAGAGGCCTTTTTTGCCGATCGAGAGCCACCTGAAGTCAACATTCCGTTCACGGAGCTAGGCCAACCCGAGACCCCCGCGTTGCAGCAGGCTGATGCCTTTTTTCAGCTTCAGCAACAATACGCTGATCTCTCGGAGCGGACAAAATTCCTTGAGCAGGTCATTGCTCTCGTCGCCCACGACCTCCGCAATCCGCTAACCGCTGCTCTTTTGGCGGTCGACACCATTCAAATCCGCAGTCAATCCTTTTCTGTGGCGACAGCCAAGGAAATGCAGGGACTGTGCAGTCTGTTCGATCAGGCACGATCGCAATTGCGTGAAATCGAGCGCATGATTGCCGAGATTTTGGAGGCAACTCGCCACTCTGGCGAAAGCTTGCGGATCAATCCCCGCGAAGTCGTCTTTGAGCCGCTCCTGCAGCAGGTTCTGGAACAGTTGCATGAACGCTGGCGGAGTAAGCAGCAGCAGTTGATCACGGATGTTCCAGGCGACCTGCCCACGCTCTACGCCGACCCTGACCGTCTGCGGCAGGTTCTGGTCAATCTGGTAGACAACGCCATCAAATACACTCCGCCCGGGGGCACAATCACGATCGCAGCGCTCCATCGCACGAGCCAGAAAGTGCAGATCAGCATCAGCGACACGGGCTCTGGCATCCCTCGCGACCAGCTCAGCGTCATTTTCAAGAACTTGGTGCGGCTTTCCCGCGATAGCAGCCAAGAGGGCTACGGCATTGGACTATCGGTTTGCCAGCGAATTGTTCAGGCCCACTTTGGCCGCATCTGGGTTGCTTCGGAACTGGGCCAAGGCAGCACCTTCCACTTCACGATGCCGGTTTATCGCTACACCATGCCCTGCTAA
- the gatA gene encoding Asp-tRNA(Asn)/Glu-tRNA(Gln) amidotransferase subunit GatA yields the protein MASIRELHSQLVRKERSAVEIAEAALQRIETLEPQLKSFLHVTADQAIAQAKAVDQRIAAGEEISLLAGIPIGIKDNLCTRGIPTTCASKILQGFVPPYESTVTQRLAEAGAVAVGKTNLDEFAVGSSTENSAYQTTANPWDLTRVPGGSSGGSAAAVAADECVVALGSDTGGSIRQPAAFCGVVGLKPTYGLVSRYGLVAYASSLDQIGPFSRSVEDTAILLGAIAGHDPKDATSLKVEVPDYTQFLKPSLAGIKVGVITETVTDSPAGQAMQAALEVLQGLGAEIREISCPRFAYGLPAYYIIAPSEASANLARYDGVKYGYRVEEAETLIDMYCRTRAEGFGSEVKRRIMIGTYALSAGYYDAYYLKAQKVRTLIKQDFEAAFAEVDVLVSPTTPTTAFKAGEKTADPLSMYLSDLMTIPVNSAGLPGLSLPCGFDEAGLPYGLQIIGNVLREDQVLHTAYAYEQATEWHLRQPAL from the coding sequence ATGGCTTCAATTCGAGAACTGCACAGCCAGCTAGTTCGTAAGGAGCGCAGTGCAGTCGAAATTGCTGAAGCGGCGCTACAGCGTATCGAAACCCTCGAGCCACAGCTCAAAAGTTTTTTGCACGTCACAGCTGATCAGGCAATCGCTCAAGCCAAGGCAGTAGATCAGCGAATCGCTGCCGGTGAAGAGATTAGCCTTCTAGCGGGCATTCCGATCGGCATTAAGGACAACCTTTGCACGCGGGGTATTCCCACTACCTGCGCCTCCAAGATTTTGCAGGGGTTTGTCCCTCCCTACGAGTCCACCGTCACCCAACGGCTTGCAGAAGCAGGAGCCGTAGCGGTTGGCAAGACAAACTTGGATGAGTTTGCCGTGGGCAGCTCGACCGAGAACTCTGCTTACCAAACCACTGCCAATCCCTGGGACTTAACCCGTGTTCCTGGCGGATCGTCCGGGGGGTCGGCGGCAGCGGTTGCAGCGGATGAATGCGTGGTTGCCCTCGGTTCAGATACGGGTGGTTCCATTCGCCAACCTGCTGCCTTTTGCGGCGTTGTTGGGCTGAAGCCAACCTATGGTCTGGTCTCTCGCTATGGCTTAGTCGCCTATGCGTCTTCGCTCGATCAGATTGGCCCCTTCTCTCGGAGCGTCGAAGATACGGCGATTTTGTTGGGGGCGATCGCCGGACATGATCCCAAAGATGCCACCAGCCTCAAAGTCGAGGTACCGGACTACACCCAGTTTCTCAAGCCCAGTTTGGCTGGCATCAAGGTCGGCGTGATTACTGAAACGGTGACAGATTCACCGGCAGGACAAGCGATGCAGGCTGCCCTAGAAGTCCTGCAGGGGCTGGGGGCAGAAATTCGCGAGATTTCCTGTCCGCGCTTCGCCTATGGTCTGCCGGCTTATTACATCATTGCGCCGTCGGAAGCATCAGCGAACTTGGCTCGCTATGACGGTGTTAAGTACGGCTACCGCGTCGAAGAAGCAGAGACCCTGATCGACATGTATTGTCGGACGCGGGCAGAGGGTTTTGGCAGCGAGGTCAAGCGCCGGATCATGATCGGCACCTATGCGTTGTCGGCTGGCTACTACGATGCCTATTACCTCAAGGCTCAGAAAGTTCGCACGCTGATTAAGCAAGACTTTGAAGCAGCTTTCGCAGAAGTCGATGTTTTGGTTTCACCCACAACCCCGACCACGGCTTTCAAAGCAGGCGAAAAAACTGCCGACCCGCTGAGCATGTACCTGTCAGACTTAATGACCATTCCGGTGAATTCGGCCGGTTTGCCAGGCTTGAGCTTGCCCTGTGGCTTTGATGAGGCTGGTTTGCCCTACGGTTTGCAGATCATCGGTAATGTCCTGCGCGAAGACCAGGTGCTCCATACTGCCTACGCTTACGAGCAGGCAACGGAGTGGCATCTGCGGCAGCCGGCGCTCTAG
- a CDS encoding alpha/beta hydrolase, translating to MLLRSLLLILLGCGSVVLLFLAAIWLGQSRLIFRPAKDEPIPESLLAYQPAEVWIALQPQAVRSPRLQAWWFPNQGVTPWTVLYLHGIQGRWVDTEDRLLQLLSLGLSVLVLQYRGYGRSSGPFPNEQRVCADAEAAVAYLAKEHAIPSDRLLVYGHSLGGAIAAELANRQPKLAGLILEGSFSSMRAMTQYRQRFAWFPNWLLHQRFDTLAKVRQSSVPVLILHGEADTEVPALMSEALFLAAAGPKQLCRIPDGGHNDLPKLAGDRYRQAFQRFLDLVAARSRA from the coding sequence ATGCTGCTGCGATCGCTCCTCCTGATCCTCCTTGGCTGTGGGAGTGTCGTTCTGCTGTTTCTGGCGGCAATCTGGCTGGGACAGTCGCGGCTGATTTTCCGTCCTGCTAAGGATGAGCCTATCCCGGAATCGCTGCTGGCCTATCAGCCCGCAGAGGTCTGGATTGCCCTGCAGCCCCAAGCAGTGCGATCGCCTCGGCTCCAAGCCTGGTGGTTTCCCAATCAGGGGGTTACTCCTTGGACCGTTCTCTACCTGCACGGCATTCAAGGGCGCTGGGTCGACACGGAAGATCGACTCTTGCAGTTGCTCTCCTTGGGGCTATCAGTGCTAGTTCTGCAATATCGCGGTTACGGACGCAGCTCTGGCCCTTTCCCCAACGAGCAACGGGTCTGCGCGGATGCTGAAGCGGCAGTTGCCTATCTGGCCAAGGAACACGCCATTCCCAGTGATCGCTTGTTAGTTTATGGCCACTCTTTGGGTGGTGCGATCGCGGCTGAGCTAGCTAACCGTCAGCCCAAACTAGCAGGCTTAATTCTGGAGGGATCCTTCAGCTCGATGCGGGCGATGACTCAATATCGGCAGCGGTTTGCTTGGTTCCCCAACTGGCTCTTGCACCAACGCTTTGATACCCTCGCTAAAGTGCGGCAGTCGTCGGTACCGGTGTTAATTCTGCACGGTGAAGCAGATACCGAGGTGCCAGCCCTAATGAGTGAAGCCCTGTTCTTGGCCGCTGCAGGGCCAAAGCAACTCTGTCGGATTCCCGATGGGGGGCATAACGACTTGCCGAAGCTGGCAGGCGATCGCTATCGACAGGCTTTTCAGCGTTTTCTCGATTTAGTGGCTGCGCGATCGCGAGCCTAG
- the rlmB gene encoding 23S rRNA (guanosine(2251)-2'-O)-methyltransferase RlmB yields the protein MSDYSDRSDFSERQDRSSDDRPNFRRFDRDRPSEGRRLEGRSEGGYRGRDDRGGSGGYRQNRDDRGGFRGRDDRGGYRGGDRDRPSEGRRFEGRSEGGYRGRDDRGGSGGYRQNRDDRGGFRGRDDRGGYRGGDRDRPSEGRRFEGRSEGGFRGRDDRGGSGGYRGRDDRGGFRGRDDRGGFRGRDDRGSSGSYRGRDDRGGFRGRDDRRDDRDNFRPSRDRELNREVNTSPAGDQEATDHELIYGRHAVLAALQGNRTLNRIWVTPRLRYESTFLELIDAAKAGGAVVDEVPVERIRQLTDGAVHQGIAAQVAPYPYQELSDLIAQAKAATTDPVIVVADGITDPHNLGAIIRTAGALGAHGLVIPQRRAVGVTAAVAKVAAGALESFPVARVVNLNPALEELKDAGFWIYGAAGEAKQSIHETSFSGPVVLVVGSEDEGLSLLTRERCDHLISIPLRGKTNSLNASVAAGMVLYEVSRQRQQLTHHLEGIADNGATALTTAAVEFAGAAAGLGELGL from the coding sequence ATGTCTGACTATTCGGATCGTTCTGACTTTTCTGAACGCCAAGATCGTTCGAGTGACGATCGCCCGAACTTCCGCCGTTTTGATCGCGATCGTCCCAGTGAAGGTCGCCGTCTTGAAGGCCGCTCAGAGGGCGGATACCGAGGCCGCGATGATCGCGGCGGCAGTGGCGGCTATCGCCAGAATCGCGACGACCGCGGTGGCTTCCGGGGTCGTGATGATCGGGGCGGCTATCGGGGAGGCGACCGCGATCGTCCCAGTGAAGGTCGTCGTTTTGAAGGCCGCTCAGAGGGCGGATACCGAGGCCGCGATGATCGCGGCGGCAGTGGCGGCTATCGCCAGAATCGCGACGACCGTGGTGGCTTCCGGGGTCGTGATGATCGGGGCGGCTATCGGGGAGGCGATCGCGATCGTCCGAGCGAAGGTCGTCGTTTTGAAGGCCGCTCAGAGGGCGGTTTCCGGGGTCGTGATGACCGTGGCGGCAGTGGTGGTTACCGGGGTCGCGATGATCGCGGTGGCTTCCGAGGTCGTGACGATCGGGGCGGTTTCCGGGGCCGTGATGACCGTGGCAGTAGTGGTAGTTACCGGGGTCGTGATGATCGTGGTGGCTTCCGAGGTCGTGATGACCGACGCGACGATCGTGATAACTTCCGGCCCAGCCGCGATCGCGAATTGAATCGGGAAGTCAACACCAGTCCCGCCGGCGATCAGGAAGCGACCGATCACGAATTGATCTACGGTCGTCATGCTGTCTTGGCTGCCCTCCAAGGCAACCGGACCCTCAACCGTATCTGGGTGACGCCGCGTCTGCGCTATGAATCAACTTTCCTGGAGTTGATTGACGCTGCTAAAGCCGGTGGTGCCGTGGTTGACGAAGTTCCCGTTGAGCGGATTCGTCAGCTGACCGATGGTGCTGTTCACCAAGGAATTGCCGCTCAAGTTGCTCCCTACCCCTACCAAGAACTCAGCGATCTCATTGCCCAAGCTAAGGCTGCAACCACAGATCCCGTGATTGTGGTTGCCGATGGGATCACTGATCCCCACAACTTGGGTGCCATCATTCGGACCGCAGGAGCCTTGGGCGCTCACGGTTTGGTGATCCCGCAGCGGCGTGCGGTCGGTGTGACTGCGGCTGTCGCGAAAGTAGCTGCTGGTGCACTGGAAAGCTTCCCTGTCGCGCGAGTCGTCAACCTCAATCCCGCCCTCGAAGAGTTGAAGGATGCCGGTTTCTGGATCTATGGTGCGGCTGGCGAAGCCAAGCAATCGATTCATGAGACCAGCTTCAGCGGGCCAGTCGTGCTGGTTGTGGGATCCGAAGATGAAGGCCTCAGCCTTCTGACTCGAGAGCGCTGCGACCACCTCATTTCGATTCCGCTCCGTGGCAAGACGAACAGCCTCAATGCTTCGGTGGCAGCCGGCATGGTGCTGTACGAAGTGAGCCGTCAACGCCAACAGCTGACCCATCATCTTGAGGGGATCGCTGACAACGGCGCAACAGCGTTGACGACGGCAGCAGTTGAGTTTGCTGGAGCTGCGGCTGGCCTTGGGGAACTAGGTCTCTAA
- a CDS encoding ribose-phosphate pyrophosphokinase, translating into MIRSATLPFASALPSLPDNHRLRLFSGSSNSALSQEVSRYLGIDLGPMIRKRFADGELYVQIQESIRGCDVYLMQPTCWPVNDHLMELLIMIDACRRASARQITAVLPYYGYARADRKTAGRESITAKLVANLITQAGANRVLAMDLHSAQIQGYFDIPFDHVYGSPVLIDYLRSKNLADLVVVSPDVGGVARARAFAKKLDDAPLAIIDKRRQAHNVAEVLNVIGDVQGKTAVLVDDMIDTAGTICEGARLLRKQGASQVYACATHAVFSPPAIERLSASGLFEEVIVTNTIPIPEENRFPQLTILSVANLLGETIWRIHEESSVSSTFR; encoded by the coding sequence GTGATCCGTTCTGCCACCCTGCCCTTCGCGTCTGCACTGCCCTCACTCCCGGACAATCATCGCCTACGGCTATTTTCTGGTTCGTCCAATTCCGCCCTCTCCCAAGAAGTTTCTCGCTATCTCGGGATTGATTTAGGGCCCATGATCCGCAAGCGGTTTGCGGATGGTGAATTGTACGTTCAAATCCAAGAATCGATCCGCGGCTGTGATGTCTACTTGATGCAGCCGACCTGCTGGCCGGTCAACGACCACTTGATGGAATTGCTGATCATGATCGACGCCTGTCGACGTGCGTCAGCCCGCCAAATCACGGCAGTCTTGCCCTACTACGGTTACGCCCGCGCCGATCGCAAAACGGCAGGTCGTGAGTCGATTACAGCCAAGTTGGTTGCTAACCTAATCACTCAGGCTGGAGCGAATCGGGTGCTGGCGATGGACTTGCACTCAGCCCAGATTCAAGGCTATTTCGACATTCCCTTCGATCACGTCTATGGGTCGCCTGTCCTGATCGACTATCTGCGCAGCAAAAATCTCGCTGATCTAGTAGTGGTTTCTCCTGACGTCGGTGGTGTCGCTCGGGCTCGTGCCTTCGCCAAGAAATTAGATGATGCGCCTTTAGCGATCATTGATAAGCGTCGACAAGCTCACAACGTTGCGGAAGTCCTCAACGTCATTGGTGACGTTCAGGGTAAAACAGCGGTGCTCGTGGACGACATGATCGACACAGCTGGCACCATCTGCGAGGGTGCCCGTCTCCTGCGCAAGCAAGGCGCGAGCCAGGTCTACGCCTGTGCGACGCACGCAGTCTTCTCGCCACCGGCAATCGAGCGTCTCTCGGCCAGCGGCCTCTTCGAGGAAGTAATTGTCACTAACACGATTCCGATCCCCGAGGAAAACCGCTTCCCTCAGTTGACGATCCTGTCGGTGGCTAACCTGTTGGGTGAAACAATTTGGCGGATTCACGAAGAAAGCTCAGTGAGCAGTACGTTCCGCTAG
- a CDS encoding AAA family ATPase translates to MRLLISSTSSGAGKSAIAQALQAYQAWRRQPVWSLQDWLASDQSLAERWQTLQQSEACFLEAPGCLGTLVAPELTVADLAQAWRLPVLLVASAQMDWPGQAIAMVALAQQRQLPILGVILNQVTTAAPVAQESFQLLTGIPVLGTFLAGAAQAAIADQAAIVRNWDLERLPGFLPAIARV, encoded by the coding sequence ATGCGTCTGCTGATCAGCAGTACTTCTTCCGGCGCTGGTAAATCCGCGATCGCCCAAGCACTACAGGCCTATCAAGCTTGGCGACGGCAACCGGTTTGGTCGCTTCAAGACTGGCTGGCGTCAGATCAGTCCTTGGCGGAACGCTGGCAGACTTTGCAGCAGAGCGAAGCCTGTTTTCTGGAAGCGCCCGGTTGTTTGGGAACACTGGTTGCACCGGAATTGACCGTGGCAGATCTAGCACAGGCTTGGCGATTACCGGTGCTGTTGGTGGCTTCAGCCCAAATGGACTGGCCCGGACAGGCGATCGCGATGGTGGCCTTGGCTCAACAACGGCAGCTACCGATTTTGGGCGTGATTCTCAATCAAGTTACGACTGCAGCTCCCGTTGCACAGGAATCTTTCCAGTTACTGACTGGCATTCCTGTGCTGGGAACTTTTCTAGCGGGAGCAGCCCAAGCGGCGATCGCAGATCAGGCGGCGATCGTCCGTAATTGGGATCTCGAACGCCTACCCGGATTCCTGCCAGCGATCGCGAGAGTCTAG
- a CDS encoding DUF1816 domain-containing protein, whose product MINLAHAIAANLGLAIWVEIQTDSPVCTYYFGPFLSRSSAEAAVEGYKEDLLQEGAQNLRVKIQRSKEPEVLTVTEDWGAYSRTASPSPMFSGQL is encoded by the coding sequence ATGATTAATCTCGCCCATGCGATCGCAGCAAACCTAGGTCTGGCTATCTGGGTTGAGATTCAGACAGATAGCCCTGTCTGCACCTATTACTTTGGGCCATTCCTGTCTCGATCATCGGCAGAAGCTGCAGTGGAAGGCTACAAGGAAGATCTGCTGCAAGAAGGGGCTCAAAATCTTCGCGTCAAAATTCAGCGTTCTAAGGAACCGGAAGTCTTGACGGTGACAGAGGATTGGGGGGCTTACTCCCGCACTGCTTCGCCCAGCCCGATGTTCAGTGGCCAGCTTTAA